CACCCTCTGTTGATTGCCCCCTTTGGGTGGAATCACATAGGACAGGTTTAACATCTCTGCCCAGCAGGTCTGTTTCCACGCCGATGCGTAGGGGTGAAATACTCCCAATAGTGGTGAGCACCTCGTCATGCGGCCATTTGTAGGTCCCTTTTTCGAAATAGCAATAAGGGGGAGCTGCTTCGCGTAAGTATGCCCGTGTTATTTGTTCTTTCTCCGTTTGGGGGAACACAGCACGTGGGAAATGCGCAAATGAAGCATCTCCTTCTTGGGCATTTTACCATGCGGAGATGTTACCCTCGCCATGTGAGAGATACACAAACGGCGAGGTGAGAGTCCCCCAtagcgatttttttttttttttttctatcattGTTTCCCCATCAATATGGTcactcctcccttttttgtatgaCCAAGTCAGGCGAAAGCGCCTCCACGTATGATTACACATTCGGTATGATGGCCCTCACTTGAGAGAGGTTCACACCCCCCAAGGGGTTAAACAGCCAAAGGTGACTGCTGGCCTGGTGGTCCCCGTTTGTGCGTGAGGCAGCGAAATTTGCCCGTCTTTAACCCCTTCGGCGGGGGcgcacacaaaatgggcaaacaTCTCCTCTgggttgggggggggaatacACTCCTTTGAGGGCGCGGTCTCTCCCGAGTGCACCCCCCTTTCAGGCATTTCGCTTCTCCTTGTGAGGGATGCTACGTTTTTGCTGCTCGCGGTGAGCGGTATGCGGCAAGCTGCTGATTGGCTAATCGGCTGATCGGCGCCCCCGTCGATGTGCACGTGCCCAAGTCGCGATCTGGAAACGCATGAGCCGTTCGCCGTTCGATGCTCACCGCTTGCCGCTAAACCTGCGcgctagaaaaaaaaaaaaaaaaatcattttagGAGACCCCCTTTGGTAAAGGCTTACAAGTGATTTATGCCAACTGTGCGatgtttctttctttttttctttctttcttttttttttttttttttctcccccctctgttGTGAACTCCCAACTGAGGCGCACACGTTGTGATGTAACATTTGCAGTCAGGCGAGTCTGCCCGAAGAGAGTTTTCTTTTGTACCTCTCCCATCTCATTCGATCCATCTCGACGAACCAGCTTGAAGGATCTGCCCCAACAGGATACGTCCCACGCGGTGTTACCCCACTAGCAGGGCAGTTAAGCGTACCGCAAAATTTGCCTATAAGGCGCTTCTCCATCTGATTTGCGGTTTCCCCTTTGCCCCCCCGAGCCAGGATGACGCTGGGCCCGGTGGTCACCGGCACGTCGGTCATCGCCCTCAAGTACAAGCATGGCATTCTGATCGCGGCCGACAAGAAGGGTAGGGGCGCGTGATGTGCACACGAGCGGAAGTGCACACGAGCGGCAGTCACGCCGCAAACGTCGCCAATGGCGCGGCTAACCTGGCCGCAATCTCACGCCAATCGCGCCGCCAACCCCCCGCTAACCTCCCCCGTTTCACCGCCTCCCCCTAGCGAGCTACGGGAGCTACGCCAAGTTCCAAAACGTGGAGCGCATCTTCAAAGTGAACAACAAGACGGTGATGAGCTTCAGCGGAGAGCTGGCGGACGCCCAGTACCTTCACGAGACCCTCACCCGAGTGAACGTAAATAATGTGATGGACAAGAAGAGCAAATATGACCTTCACAATAGCAAGTACTATCATGCCTATGTGGGTAGACTCTTTTATAACCGGAAGAATAAAATAGATCCCCTCTTCAATACCATCATCGTTGCGGGGTTAAATTCGCAAGAATACGATGACAATGATAAGGACGTGCTGCTTTACACGGGGAAGCACACAACTGATGAGTATAAGGAAATCAATAAGGAGGACCTATACATCGGTTTCGTTGACATGCATGGGACTCAGTTCGCGGGAGATTATATGACCACTGGGTACGCTCGCTACTTCGCGCTGACTCTCCTTCGAGAGCGCTATAAGGATTACATGACTGAGGAGGAGGCGAAGACGCTGCTGAATGAGTGCCTGCGTGTGCTGTTTTACCGGGACGCCACGGCGTCTAATAAAATCcaaattgttaaaataaCCAGCAAGGGCGTGGAGTACGAGGAGCCCTACTTCCTCTCCTGCGATGTTAATTCGCGCGACTACGTCTACCCCTCGATCATGCTGCCCTCCACGGGCTGCATGTGGTAGGGGGTGCTGGCGGCATGTGTGGGGGTGCATCCCCAGGTGGTGGCACACCGGATGCGTTCTACACCGCCACCGGGTTGCGTTCTGCACACCGCCACCTGGCTGCTTTTTACACCGCCACCTTGCTGCTTTCTGCACCGCCACCTTGCTGCTTTCTGCACCGCCACCGTGCTGCGTTCTACACCGCTACCTTGCTGCTTTCTACACCGCCACcgtgctgcttttttttttttccctcctgcGACGCACTGTAAGGAACGGCCCGCCCCTCCAGGGTGGGAACCCCAGCGCAGGGGGTGCTAATTtcaaaacgaacaaacggAGTGGGCCCGTCTGGGCGCCCACCCAACGGTTGGTAAGTTTCGCGTGCAGGAAAGGGGGAGCCACACAGAGAAGCGGCAAATTGGGGGCGGCAAATTGGGGGCGGCAAATTGGGGGCGGCAAATTGGGAGCGGCCCATCGGGGGAGGCCCATGGGAGAGCCCCTCCCCGCAAAAGCTAACGATACCGCTGCCGTTAACGCTACCGTTAACGCCACCTCCAACGCTACCGCTACACCGCCGCTACACCGCCGtcacgccgccccccccctcagaggTAGGCGTGGCTGAAGTAGTCGTCCCGCTCGGCGCTCTTGTACTCGTCGATCAAATTCTGCGTGATCTCCTTGGAGGACTCCATCTCCTCGAAGTTTCCCTGGCCGTCGGCGCTGCTGAACATGGGCTCCTTTTTGTAGTTTTCTAAGAAGGCCCTTCGCTTAAAGAGTCTATCAAACTGAGTGACGCAGCGTTCGAAGAGAGTCGAAATGGAGGTGTGGTTGGCCATCATAAGTCCGGAGACCTTATGAGTGGAGACGACGTGAGGGGACGGTTTGGCCAAAGTGACTTGTATAGAGGCAGGGTTCCACTTGATAAAGTTAACCAGCTTCCGATCGCGTATCCGTTGCAGTCCCTTGTGTACCTGCGTAGGGTCTGTTTCCCCTCTGATGATGTTGAGGATGGAGATGTACATGCCCCTCCTGACTGGCACGGACACCATGATGTTCTTCGTGTGAAGCAATCTCTTCATGACGTCAAGTACCGTCGTTTTCTGCACATTGGAGAGGTGCTTATCGATGGTGATGGGTGTATAAGAAGTGACTAGGAAGTGACACTTGGGATTTATAATGAGAGATGAAATGAGGCTAATCATATCGTTGTTCATACTACCAGGGTACCTCAACGTGGTGGTAGATGCAGACATCACATTGGAGATGATGGTGTTTGTTTGCTGAAAGGTAGGGTTATTTAACTTCAATCGATCTACAAAGATTCTATTTAAAGAAGTATTGTCTATGACTACGACACTGTCTGTACTTAAAATTAATCTTTTTAATGTGAGGATGCTGTTATAGGGTTGCACCACTACATCGCTGCTCTCATTCGTCAGGAGAGGAAACACAGAAAAGGTTTGAATGACCTTCTTGGAGTAATTATCATTTAGAAGTTCCAGTAGGTAACTTCCCATCCCGCTCCCTGTCCCTCCAGCAATCGAGTGAGATAAAATGAAGCCCTCCAAATTATCGCTATTATCTACCTCCCGATCTATCATGTCGATGATTTCTTCTTCTACTTTATGTCCTTGACTGTACCCACACCCCCAGTTGTTccctgctcctcctccttctttaGAAATGAACATGTTTTCTGGATTATACAAATTCCGGTATTCGCTCGCCTGGATGCTGTTGATGACTCTCGGCTCCAAGTCGAAGAGGAGAGCCCTCGGGATGAAGTGCTCATCGTCCGCTTGGTAGAAGAAGATGTCCTTCCGGTCCTCGTTCAGgtggttattatttttgagGATCCCCTCCCTGTCTATGTTGTGCTCGTTGCACAGCTGCTTCCAGAACTCCACGCCGATTTGGTTCCCGCACTGCCCGCACTGCAGGGTGATGATTTCCCTCGGCATGTTAAGCGGCGGGGAggcgaagcggtaaagcgcAGCGGTGAAGCGCAGCGGTGGTCACTCTATTGGGATGTGGGGCGGCCGTCACTTTGTGGGACGCGACGCGGTTATCACTCTATTGGGACACAACGCGGTGGCCACTTCGTGCGGTGTGGGGAGCGCGCGGGGGGCTCAGCCCGTGTGCAGGCCTGGAGTGTGCACGCGCGGGTGAGGGGGCACTAACACGTCGGCGTTAACGCGTCGGCACTAACGCGTCAGCATCGACATGTCAGCACTAACGTGTAATCACTAACGTGTAATCGCTAACATGCCAGCATCAACACGGCAACACACAAACCCGCGAGCGAgtgagaaaaacaaaagggacaGGGGGCCCCGCGAAACTGCGGCAGGGTTAGCTTCTCCCCTCTCGTGCGTACGTAGCGCCGCGGCGAGTGAACTACTGCTGGAGGGGGCTTTCACGTGGatcttcaaaaggggaaaatgaggATACAAACTAGCGGGAAAATTAATGAGCGAGTTGGGGGACCaggcaaaagggaagcttGGAAAAGGTGcgcggagaaaaaaaaaaaaatgcttgcGCAATCGCTGCACTTGCAATTGCACTTGCGCGGACCTCGTGCTGCGCTTTCTTTCCGGGGAGTTTACTCTGGCAGGGCGTTCTTTTCGTCGCGTCACCCACCTCGACGTGGCAGTCGCGTTGGCTTAGCCTCTATGTGGAACGCACACATTTGAACAAGCCTCGGGAGGGTTGCCCTTTCgagaaagtttttttttttcctgctgcGTCCCTGGAACTGGGCCCACCCCTCCCCCGGTTGCGCGGCAAGCCACACCTGTGTGTGCGTTGATGCATTCGTGCATAGGCAGCCACACTTCTGTGCGTTCGCCTACGCGCCTCTCACGCATTGCTGCTCTGCGTAGCGCACGATCGCGTGGAAGAGCAGATAGCCTCTACCataatgcttttttttttccctcttgaAACGCGACCGCTAGTTAGTTCTTCACCGTTAGGGGGAAACCCCCGCGCCTTAGCGGATCGCAGCTCGGAGAAAAGCCATTTCCCCCATGGGCTGACCACATCTGATGGGGAAAACCCAAACGGGGTGAAGCACACCACGAATGAGCCGCGGGCTCGTCTTGGCTTAGCCAGCTCAGCTTAGCCAGCTCACCTTACCCGTAGGAATGAACAAACGTTAATTAACAGTCGGTCGTTTCAATCATCATGGAGGGGGTGATGCACCTCTGCGAGGCGTTCCTCCAACGGAAATCAACTCCCAACAGGGGAGCATAACACGGGGGGGAGCAACGGGATGACCAACTGCAcgtagaaaaagaaagcatcAGGAAAAACGTTTCATCACGTAGGTATCAAATGAAGCATTGCTGCGAGACAGTGTGGGGGAGAATCAGACACACGTGGGGCGCGTCTCGGGGGGGAGATAATAACCAAACGGGTAAGCCACTCACTGGGCTACGctcacacaaaaaaaaaagtccaaaaaaaatatgaacagatCAGGTGCAAATGgtaggaaagaaaaaaaatcgtaaaaaaatatgaacaggtcatgTGCAAatggtagaaaaaaaaaaataatcgtaaaataatatgaacaggtcatgTGCAAatggtagaaaaaaaaaaaaaatgtccaaaaaaaataaacattggCGAGTGAGAACATGACCGTTTAACACCAATCAGGGTGGCAAAGAtgggggaaagaaaatgcATACGTTGAACCCACACCGCCGTAGCACTATCCCACTGTGGAATGAGGCATTTTTCCCGACTGGAAAATTAGCTCAATTAGTTTGTACATCACGATTGCGAGAATGGATATCAGGAGGCTCCGGACgactgcggggggggagagaggaAAAGAGAGCGATAAGTGAGGGCCACAAATAGGGCGAATTGATATACATAAACGCACATGTGCTATACACCCGCTTACACAGCGCGTTGTGGGGAACGCCTTACCCAGTCTGTGGCGCACACTCTGCGAGAGGGGATTAAACTCCGCTGAAGAAGCGCTGTCCTTCGACTGAGCAGCCGTTTCCGCGGGCCCCGTACTgttggcattttttaaaattttctcttCACCGATGGCCATCATATCGACGTAGTCCTTTACAAAGGTGTAGTGCTCCGTTTGCGTGTGATTATCCCTGTTTGTTGCGTCGGCCTGTTTATACCTACGTTCAATCGCTTCCTGTGTGTACCTCTTCAGATTGTTGACGGAGATTTCCAGCTCAGGCAGGGcgttgttttttatttggtatttaaaaaaggtgtgCTTTACAAATTCGATGTCGTAGGCGAAGTCGATGTGTGTGCAGGGGGTCCCCACGTTGGCCGTTCCCATGTTGGCGGTCCCCACGTTGGAGGCCTGCCCCGTTGGaggctgctcccccccctggagcaCACCGTGCAGCGTGAGCGTGATGACCGTGCGGAAGCACCCGGCTAGCGGCACGCTGCACAGAAGAACAACGCCCTTCTGCACgataataacattttggagaaaaaaaaaagataagtGCTCCTTCACATCAGATCGTGCGGGCATGCCAAACACTCTCTTGTCATCATCAAAGAGGGCGATGTTGTAAACGGATTCGTAGGAAAGGTGTCCCTTGCTCTGTAGCTCCTCCTTCAAATTGCTCAAGTGCTCATAACTTAAATTGTTCGGATTCTTGTCCTTAACATTTTTCACAAACGGGTTCTGATCATCAAACTGGGAGAAGATGTCGTAGAATATCTTTTTGAAGTCCTCATTTATGTGTAGACTGTCCGTGTGGTGGTTGCATTTGATGAAGTGGTTTTCCTTCAGcagttcttcctccttcactgTGATGTTTGGCTGTACAGTTTGGCTTCTCGTCTCTACGacgatatttttttgtgtgtgtggagGGGTGGCTCTTCCTGCGTTCTCCCCTTCGTCCGCTCGCCCCTCCGCTAACCCCTTTGACCGCCCGGGCTGGTCGTTCATCAGCAGGTCGTGCTGCGTGGGCGTGATGCTGTAAATGGACTCGTCATGCTGCCTCGAACTTTTGACTTCGCCGCGCCGCGGGGGGCGTTTCTTCTTCGGGGTTGACTCTTTCGTCGCTCCGGCTTCTTCTGTCTCCGcctcttcatcatcttcctcttctccctcttcttcctcttctccctcttcttcctcttctccctcttcttcctcttctccctcttcttccccctcctccgcttcctcctccccgcCGCCATACAGCACGATGCCCTTCTTGGGGATCTGGCTGGCCAGCCTGTTGTCTCGCACCATGTCCATGATAAAGTCATACGCATGGTCCCTGTGCACGAAGGAGGTGAACACGAACGACTTGTTCTTCGCTACAATTTTGAGCGCATTGGGGATGAAGTTAAAGACGCTGATTTTCTTTACGGCCTCTATGGACTCGTAGGGAATTCGCACGATGGAGATTTTAGAGAAGAGGGAGTCGAAGAGGGACATGAAGTAGACGCTATC
This genomic window from Plasmodium vivax chromosome 1, whole genome shotgun sequence contains:
- a CDS encoding proteasome beta-subunit type 4, putative (encoded by transcript PVX_093555A), whose protein sequence is MTLGPVVTGTSVIALKYKHGILIAADKKASYGSYAKFQNVERIFKVNNKTVMSFSGELADAQYLHETLTRVNVNNVMDKKSKYDLHNSKYYHAYVGRLFYNRKNKIDPLFNTIIVAGLNSQEYDDNDKDVLLYTGKHTTDEYKEINKEDLYIGFVDMHGTQFAGDYMTTGYARYFALTLLRERYKDYMTEEEAKTLLNECLRVLFYRDATASNKIQIVKITSKGVEYEEPYFLSCDVNSRDYVYPSIMLPSTGCMW
- a CDS encoding tubulin gamma chain, putative (encoded by transcript PVX_093560A): MPREIITLQCGQCGNQIGVEFWKQLCNEHNIDREGILKNNNHLNEDRKDIFFYQADDEHFIPRALLFDLEPRVINSIQASEYRNLYNPENMFISKEGGGAGNNWGCGYSQGHKVEEEIIDMIDREVDNSDNLEGFILSHSIAGGTGSGMGSYLLELLNDNYSKKVIQTFSVFPLLTNESSDVVVQPYNSILTLKRLILSTDSVVVIDNTSLNRIFVDRLKLNNPTFQQTNTIISNVMSASTTTLRYPGSMNNDMISLISSLIINPKCHFLVTSYTPITIDKHLSNVQKTTVLDVMKRLLHTKNIMVSVPVRRGMYISILNIIRGETDPTQVHKGLQRIRDRKLVNFIKWNPASIQVTLAKPSPHVVSTHKVSGLMMANHTSISTLFERCVTQFDRLFKRRAFLENYKKEPMFSSADGQGNFEEMESSKEITQNLIDEYKSAERDDYFSHAYL
- a CDS encoding hypothetical protein, conserved (encoded by transcript PVX_093565A), producing the protein MPVEIGRILQSDSLKKISCLGNVGDQLCFGDCAKEGSYSRDVIDENPPPNVACTEEKDVRAPARLATLGDDAVGQGVGAMEEVVAEAVEAAEAAEADVGAADVGEDTGAPPEADATYADADAAVAAEGALPIEEQSTKSFDGCSEFSLDGVSEGVLDYIKKTYDRRRKWKLRGRRKGRRKAVERGAAEEAAEEEVEKDVEKEEAEKEVPEKEVEKEMPEKEVPEKEAVEKDDVGKDAANEEAPNEEAPKQGVANEGGANEGDANKVAANEVPTNSGEANYTYTVPDKDDLDAIVRSSIKTYSCALMKKILLQGKIFITHDSVYFMSLFDSLFSKISIVRIPYESIEAVKKISVFNFIPNALKIVAKNKSFVFTSFVHRDHAYDFIMDMVRDNRLASQIPKKGIVLYGGGEEEAEEGEEEGEEEEEGEEEEEGEEEEEGEEEDDEEAETEEAGATKESTPKKKRPPRRGEVKSSRQHDESIYSITPTQHDLLMNDQPGRSKGLAEGRADEGENAGRATPPHTQKNIVVETRSQTVQPNITVKEEELLKENHFIKCNHHTDSLHINEDFKKIFYDIFSQFDDQNPFVKNVKDKNPNNLSYEHLSNLKEELQSKGHLSYESVYNIALFDDDKRVFGMPARSDVKEHLSFFFLQNVIIVQKGVVLLCSVPLAGCFRTVITLTLHGVLQGGEQPPTGQASNVGTANMGTANVGTPCTHIDFAYDIEFVKHTFFKYQIKNNALPELEISVNNLKRYTQEAIERRYKQADATNRDNHTQTEHYTFVKDYVDMMAIGEEKILKNANSTGPAETAAQSKDSASSAEFNPLSQSVRHRLVVRSLLISILAIVMYKLIELIFQSGKMPHSTVG